The proteins below come from a single Verrucomicrobiales bacterium genomic window:
- a CDS encoding D-hexose-6-phosphate mutarotase — protein sequence MNTTILHSDVKRLEIPGRVRLQEGNGDLLKVEIDTDFSEAELYLQGAHVTEFRKKGEAPLLFTSHFSRFEKQQAIRGGVPVIFPWFAAREGEPFHGFARISQWRLNEVTALPAGGVSLRLALGPVSAAATWPAFTLNYVVTVTDSLRLELIATNTSADQQFTFENCLHTYFHVGDIHSVRVQGLKGVTYLDKVDNFAAKVEEQGDIAITGETDRIYQNTTSTVDILDSSLKRRIRVEKAGSQSTVVWNPWIGRAQQIPDFGNDEYLKMVCVESGNVGKNRLVLPPGRSQVLSVVISSEPY from the coding sequence ATGAACACCACAATTCTGCACTCGGATGTAAAGAGGTTGGAAATACCGGGACGTGTACGCCTTCAGGAAGGGAACGGAGACCTGCTGAAGGTGGAGATCGACACCGACTTCAGCGAGGCCGAACTGTATCTTCAAGGGGCGCATGTCACGGAGTTCAGGAAGAAGGGGGAGGCGCCGCTCTTGTTCACCAGTCACTTTAGTCGTTTCGAGAAGCAGCAAGCGATCCGTGGTGGTGTTCCGGTCATTTTCCCCTGGTTTGCCGCGCGCGAAGGCGAGCCGTTCCATGGGTTCGCCCGGATCTCCCAGTGGCGTCTCAACGAGGTCACCGCGCTGCCCGCCGGCGGGGTCAGCCTTCGGCTGGCGCTGGGGCCGGTCTCCGCCGCTGCCACCTGGCCCGCATTCACTCTCAATTATGTCGTCACCGTCACTGACAGCCTACGGTTGGAGTTGATCGCCACCAACACCTCGGCAGACCAGCAGTTCACTTTTGAGAACTGCCTGCATACCTATTTTCATGTCGGCGATATTCACTCGGTGCGCGTTCAAGGCCTCAAAGGAGTGACCTATCTGGACAAAGTGGACAATTTTGCGGCTAAAGTAGAGGAGCAGGGGGACATTGCCATCACGGGCGAAACCGACCGAATCTATCAGAACACAACCTCCACGGTCGATATTTTGGACAGCTCCCTCAAACGGCGCATTCGAGTGGAGAAGGCAGGGTCGCAGAGTACTGTGGTGTGGAACCCATGGATTGGAAGAGCTCAGCAGATTCCCGACTTTGGAAACGATGAGTATCTGAAAATGGTCTGTGTGGAGTCGGGAAACGTTGGAAAGAATCGGTTGGTTCTGCCGCCCGGACGTTCCCAGGTGTTGTCGGTTGTCATCAGCAGCGAGCCGTACTAA
- a CDS encoding sigma-70 family RNA polymerase sigma factor: protein MWKVRMQGDPEAFASLVSRWQGSINRLCCRMVGDTHRAEDLTQEAFARLFAHRARYEASARFSTYLWQIALNLCRDELRRRGRRREESVEPEKVEDLVAGEPMAYASALPPDAQLSASEQAQEVRVALETLPERFREVLVLRHYEGLKFREIADVLDVPEGTVKSRMAEALDRMGRLLARPSTTGSPEALAREDFIL, encoded by the coding sequence ATGTGGAAGGTTCGAATGCAGGGTGACCCTGAGGCCTTTGCGTCCCTGGTTTCTCGGTGGCAGGGCTCGATCAACCGACTCTGCTGTCGCATGGTAGGCGACACTCACCGGGCGGAGGATCTGACCCAGGAGGCATTTGCCCGGCTTTTCGCTCACCGGGCCCGTTACGAGGCTTCGGCTCGGTTTTCCACCTATCTCTGGCAAATCGCCTTGAATCTATGCCGGGATGAGTTGCGTCGTCGCGGACGGCGGCGCGAAGAATCGGTCGAACCGGAAAAGGTGGAGGACCTCGTGGCGGGAGAGCCGATGGCCTATGCCTCGGCTCTGCCACCGGATGCTCAGCTGAGTGCCAGCGAACAGGCTCAGGAAGTGCGGGTGGCGTTGGAGACTTTGCCGGAACGGTTTCGTGAAGTCTTGGTGCTGCGTCATTACGAGGGGCTCAAGTTTCGCGAGATCGCTGATGTCTTGGATGTCCCGGAGGGGACCGTCAAGTCCCGGATGGCGGAGGCCTTGGACCGGATGGGCAGGCTGCTCGCGCGGCCGTCCACTACCGGTAGCCCTGAGGCCCTAGCACGGGAGGATTTTATTTTATGA